A single genomic interval of Granulicella tundricola MP5ACTX9 harbors:
- a CDS encoding penicillin-binding transpeptidase domain-containing protein, translated as MACVAVVPAAALHPKAKVVSAHPTAHKATASKHAAKAEHGRAVKTTPIITRSGKHGHAAVEKVTVKGRHGKVAVIEREVVATRLVRGRHGRLIRVAATPARPRFVGERFYASSFADSSQYTGDITTGEDPLVRAAAIEALGNMNGTALAIDPATGRILAMVNQKLALSSGAEPCSTIKLTVALAALEEGLIKHDTLVSLGGGYKMDLTYALAKSVNPFFETLGRSLGFERVKHYANQFGLGELAGYNIQGEQLGVYPDQELPAALGGVGRMCSFGESVSMTPLQLGAIVAAIANGGTLYYLQHPTTTEEVSAFQPRIKRTLDIGPLIPEMLPGMQGAVAAPWGTARRLQASFTQFPVMGKTGTCSNNGTRFGWFGSFANTPNGRIVTVFFLEGGRPTFGPKAAELTGLFYRSLYDKNYFAPKVQSMSAEGVVGTR; from the coding sequence ATGGCATGCGTCGCAGTGGTCCCGGCGGCAGCCCTGCACCCCAAAGCCAAGGTCGTCTCCGCGCATCCCACCGCCCACAAAGCCACCGCCTCCAAACACGCAGCTAAAGCCGAGCACGGCCGCGCCGTAAAAACCACCCCCATCATCACCCGCAGCGGAAAGCACGGCCACGCCGCCGTGGAAAAGGTCACCGTCAAGGGCCGCCACGGCAAGGTCGCCGTCATTGAGCGCGAAGTCGTCGCCACCAGGCTCGTCCGTGGCCGCCACGGCCGCCTCATCCGCGTCGCCGCCACTCCCGCCCGCCCCCGCTTCGTCGGCGAGCGCTTCTACGCCAGCTCCTTCGCAGACTCCTCCCAGTACACCGGAGACATCACCACCGGAGAAGATCCGCTCGTCCGCGCCGCCGCCATTGAGGCCCTCGGCAACATGAACGGCACCGCCCTCGCCATCGACCCCGCCACCGGCCGCATCCTCGCCATGGTCAACCAGAAGCTCGCCCTCTCCTCCGGAGCCGAGCCCTGCTCTACCATCAAGCTCACCGTAGCCCTCGCCGCGCTTGAGGAAGGCCTCATCAAGCACGACACCCTCGTCAGCCTCGGCGGCGGTTACAAGATGGACCTGACCTACGCCCTCGCCAAGTCCGTCAATCCTTTCTTCGAGACCCTCGGCCGCTCCCTCGGCTTTGAGCGCGTCAAGCACTACGCCAACCAGTTCGGCCTCGGCGAGCTCGCCGGCTACAACATCCAGGGCGAGCAGCTCGGCGTCTACCCAGACCAGGAGCTCCCCGCGGCCCTCGGCGGCGTAGGCCGCATGTGCTCCTTCGGCGAGTCGGTCTCCATGACCCCGCTCCAGCTCGGAGCCATCGTCGCCGCCATCGCCAATGGGGGCACCCTCTACTACCTCCAGCACCCCACCACCACGGAAGAGGTCTCGGCCTTCCAGCCCAGGATCAAGCGCACCCTGGACATCGGCCCCCTCATCCCGGAGATGCTCCCCGGCATGCAGGGCGCGGTCGCCGCCCCCTGGGGCACGGCACGCCGCCTCCAGGCCAGCTTCACCCAGTTTCCCGTCATGGGCAAGACCGGCACCTGCTCCAACAACGGCACGCGCTTCGGCTGGTTCGGCTCCTTCGCCAACACACCCAACGGCCGCATCGTCACGGTCTTCTTCCTCGAAGGCGGCCGCCCCACCTTCGGCCCCAAAGCAGCCGAGCTCACCGGCCTCTTCTACCGCAGCCTCTACGACAAAAACTACTTCGCCCCCAAGGTCCAATCCATGTCGGCTGAAGGCGTAGTGGGCACCAGGTAA
- a CDS encoding cell division protein FtsQ/DivIB — protein sequence MPEKTYASKSAGQTVTPRRVSKPPAAGRDTSDDFARPASKQTRRSAAAGDDDGYTRAHGQRFTGLRFRLKGGVPSSVAGRIAAGVVVLTGLVGFTAVLWAARSSLLHDPRLTIASSASIQIVGNRRLTRPQLLSVFGEDVDRNILTVDLADRKAELEQLPWVEHATVMRLLPNHVRVAIIERVPVAFVRQGGHIGLVDKTGVLLDLSPEAASDNHYSFPVVTGVTADMPISTRAARMKLYQGFLDALDAGKDKISDKLSEVDLSSPEDIKALIPSGTGPDTRDILVHFGDDDFLARYQRFEQRLPEWKQQYPKLASADMRYEREVVLEMAPGNAVPVSEEEKKRVAGAQAVAERGILGGKNKNLPKPTALKPTVKPATKAPTPAAHKPWVKPTVAKPAVAHKPAATKPAATPAPKPYVSPMHIHNPMAVEPQ from the coding sequence GTGCCAGAGAAGACGTATGCGTCCAAAAGCGCCGGCCAGACCGTGACTCCGCGGCGGGTGTCCAAGCCCCCAGCCGCCGGGCGCGATACCAGCGACGACTTCGCACGGCCCGCAAGCAAGCAGACCCGCCGTTCCGCCGCCGCCGGAGACGACGACGGATACACCCGCGCCCACGGCCAGCGCTTCACCGGCCTCCGCTTCCGCCTCAAAGGCGGCGTCCCCAGCAGCGTCGCCGGGCGCATCGCAGCCGGGGTCGTCGTACTGACCGGCCTGGTCGGCTTCACCGCCGTCCTCTGGGCCGCGCGCAGCTCGCTCCTGCACGATCCGCGCCTCACCATCGCCTCCTCCGCCTCAATCCAGATCGTAGGCAACCGTCGCCTCACCCGGCCGCAGCTCCTCAGCGTCTTCGGCGAGGACGTCGACCGCAACATCCTCACCGTCGATCTCGCAGACCGCAAAGCAGAGCTCGAGCAGCTCCCCTGGGTCGAGCACGCCACCGTCATGCGCCTGCTCCCCAACCACGTCCGCGTAGCCATCATCGAACGCGTGCCCGTCGCATTCGTCCGCCAGGGCGGCCACATCGGCCTCGTAGACAAGACCGGCGTCCTCCTCGATCTCTCCCCGGAAGCAGCCTCGGACAATCACTACTCCTTCCCGGTCGTAACCGGCGTAACGGCGGACATGCCGATCTCCACCCGCGCGGCCCGCATGAAGCTCTACCAGGGCTTCCTGGACGCGCTCGATGCAGGCAAAGACAAGATCTCCGACAAGCTCAGCGAGGTCGATCTCTCCAGCCCCGAAGACATCAAGGCCCTCATCCCCAGCGGCACCGGCCCCGATACCCGCGACATCCTCGTCCACTTCGGCGACGACGACTTCCTCGCCCGCTACCAGCGCTTTGAGCAGCGCCTCCCGGAGTGGAAGCAGCAGTACCCCAAGCTCGCCTCAGCCGACATGCGCTATGAGCGCGAGGTCGTCCTCGAGATGGCACCTGGCAACGCCGTCCCCGTCTCTGAGGAAGAGAAGAAGCGCGTAGCCGGAGCGCAGGCGGTTGCTGAACGAGGCATTCTCGGCGGCAAGAATAAGAACCTGCCCAAGCCCACAGCCCTGAAGCCCACAGTCAAACCAGCCACCAAGGCCCCCACGCCCGCCGCGCATAAGCCATGGGTGAAGCCCACGGTCGCTAAGCCCGCAGTCGCCCACAAGCCGGCCGCAACCAAACCCGCTGCGACGCCCGCCCCCAAGCCTTACGTCTCGCCCATGCACATTCATAATCCGATGGCGGTTGAACCCCAATGA
- a CDS encoding secretin N-terminal domain-containing protein, with amino-acid sequence METHRRRTGSSKMRVLATAALFSLTFVTLQAQDGPKADPPKADTPNPHHDTRPTQTFYLAHAAQANDGNEILTGVRIMVDPLDKLYLDPSLNAIIARASADDLELIARLIKELDRPRKAWRLTYTVIELDNGKRVGVQHTSLVVLEGGRTTVKNGSKIPLATGSSKGGDTQFTYIDVGLNIDASLDALGNGARLRSKIEQSSAVETKTIAEVTEPVIRQSVTEGSAVLVPGKAVTIGSMDIPGSTRHLDIEVLMDPVP; translated from the coding sequence ATGGAAACGCATCGTCGCAGAACAGGCTCCAGCAAAATGAGAGTGCTTGCCACCGCCGCATTGTTCAGCCTTACGTTTGTCACGCTGCAGGCGCAGGATGGGCCTAAGGCTGATCCACCGAAGGCAGATACTCCGAACCCGCATCACGATACGCGTCCGACCCAGACGTTCTACCTGGCTCATGCGGCTCAAGCGAATGACGGCAACGAGATTCTGACCGGGGTTCGCATCATGGTGGACCCTTTAGATAAGCTTTACCTCGATCCGTCTCTGAACGCGATCATTGCCCGCGCGAGCGCGGACGATCTTGAACTGATTGCAAGGTTGATCAAAGAGCTTGACCGTCCGCGGAAGGCGTGGCGTTTGACGTACACCGTCATCGAGCTTGATAACGGCAAGCGTGTGGGCGTGCAGCACACCTCGCTGGTGGTGCTGGAGGGTGGACGGACGACGGTGAAGAACGGCAGCAAGATCCCGCTGGCGACAGGCTCATCCAAGGGCGGGGACACGCAGTTCACTTATATCGACGTGGGATTGAACATCGATGCGTCGCTGGACGCTCTGGGCAATGGTGCTCGCCTTCGCTCCAAGATCGAACAGTCGAGCGCCGTTGAGACGAAGACGATCGCTGAGGTGACCGAGCCTGTCATTCGCCAGAGCGTCACGGAAGGTTCAGCGGTTCTGGTGCCTGGCAAGGCCGTGACGATTGGGTCGATGGATATTCCGGGAAGTACACGGCACCTGGATATCGAGGTATTGATGGACCCGGTTCCGTAG
- the ftsA gene encoding cell division protein FtsA, whose product MTPKPENLITVLDAGSHKSCVLVAEVADGVLRYRGHGIEASRGMRKGLIAELGPAAEAINQAALTAERVAKATIENAVVGIGGTHVRGINSRGGISMGSRMREITREEVRAAVDRARSVPLPPDREVLHLLPQEFILDDQAGIHDPVGMVGNRLEVNLHLSTCSGGIAQSVITCANRAGLEVEDTVFEGIASAEAVLSADERELGVCLADIGASTTELAIYFEGSIAHTAVLPIGGDHFTNDLAVGLHVSVEEAEQIKQLYGNCVVTSVPTLAEIEVGGQLAGIGGGGQPARLVRQRFVAEILEPRARELFTMLRDNLRQGGVLEALGAGCVLTGGGANLVGLLDNAESLLRVPARIGIPVPLSRMPQELVKPEFAAAIGMLLYTHRTQIRRAGEEQGLKAKLRSIFAGSF is encoded by the coding sequence ATGACACCCAAGCCTGAAAACCTGATCACCGTTCTCGACGCCGGAAGCCACAAGAGCTGCGTGCTGGTGGCTGAGGTGGCCGATGGCGTCCTGCGTTATCGCGGCCACGGCATCGAAGCCTCGCGCGGCATGCGCAAGGGCCTGATCGCGGAGCTTGGTCCGGCAGCCGAGGCCATCAACCAGGCCGCCCTCACCGCGGAGCGCGTCGCCAAGGCCACCATTGAAAACGCCGTCGTCGGCATAGGCGGAACCCACGTCCGTGGCATCAACTCACGCGGCGGCATCTCCATGGGCAGCCGCATGCGGGAGATCACACGCGAGGAGGTCCGCGCCGCAGTAGACCGCGCCCGCAGCGTGCCCCTCCCGCCAGACCGTGAGGTCCTCCACCTCCTCCCACAGGAGTTCATCCTGGACGATCAGGCTGGCATCCACGACCCCGTCGGCATGGTCGGCAACCGCCTTGAGGTCAACCTCCATCTCTCCACCTGCTCCGGCGGCATCGCGCAGAGCGTCATCACCTGCGCCAACCGCGCCGGCCTTGAAGTCGAAGACACCGTCTTTGAAGGCATCGCCTCCGCAGAGGCCGTCCTCTCAGCCGACGAGCGCGAACTAGGCGTCTGCCTCGCAGACATCGGCGCATCCACCACGGAACTGGCCATCTACTTTGAAGGCTCCATCGCCCACACCGCCGTCCTGCCCATCGGCGGAGACCACTTCACGAACGACCTGGCGGTCGGGCTGCATGTGAGTGTAGAAGAAGCCGAGCAGATCAAGCAGCTCTACGGCAACTGCGTCGTCACCAGCGTCCCCACGCTCGCAGAGATTGAAGTAGGCGGCCAGCTCGCAGGCATCGGCGGCGGCGGCCAGCCCGCACGCCTCGTCCGCCAGCGCTTCGTCGCGGAGATTCTTGAGCCACGCGCCCGTGAGCTCTTCACCATGCTGCGCGATAACCTCCGCCAGGGCGGCGTCCTGGAAGCCCTCGGCGCAGGCTGCGTCCTCACCGGCGGCGGCGCAAACCTCGTCGGCCTGCTGGATAACGCAGAATCCCTCCTCCGCGTCCCCGCCCGCATCGGCATCCCGGTCCCCCTCTCGCGCATGCCGCAGGAGCTGGTCAAGCCGGAGTTCGCCGCAGCCATCGGCATGCTGCTTTACACCCACCGCACCCAGATCCGCCGCGCCGGGGAAGAGCAGGGCCTCAAAGCCAAGCTCCGCTCCATCTTTGCCGGCAGCTTCTAG
- a CDS encoding RNA polymerase sigma factor has protein sequence MASVEGYSLELPVVERARSEQADLAALVGTYSGLLFRIAHSVLRSRHEAEEVVQDTFVRVLEHRRELPGVRDVRVWLIRIAWNLALDRRRKIRPEQLDGVFAESLAARNVPADRALHDAQRMKVVLAEMERLPKAEKHVLLLSAVEEMGTSEMAEVLGKSESAVRALLFRARTRLRERLEKGGRG, from the coding sequence ATGGCGTCGGTTGAGGGATACAGCTTGGAGTTGCCGGTGGTCGAACGCGCACGATCGGAGCAGGCCGATCTTGCGGCGCTTGTCGGCACATACTCCGGGCTGCTGTTTCGGATCGCGCACTCGGTGCTGCGGAGCCGGCATGAGGCTGAGGAAGTGGTGCAGGATACGTTTGTGCGGGTGCTGGAGCATCGGCGGGAGCTGCCGGGGGTGAGGGATGTGCGGGTGTGGCTGATTCGGATTGCATGGAATCTGGCGCTCGACCGGCGAAGGAAGATCAGGCCGGAGCAACTGGATGGTGTGTTTGCGGAGAGCCTGGCGGCGCGGAATGTGCCTGCGGATCGGGCGCTGCATGACGCGCAACGGATGAAGGTCGTGCTGGCCGAGATGGAGAGGCTGCCCAAGGCGGAGAAACATGTGCTGCTGCTTTCTGCAGTGGAAGAGATGGGCACGAGTGAGATGGCGGAGGTGCTGGGGAAGAGCGAATCGGCGGTACGGGCGTTGTTGTTTCGGGCAAGGACGCGGCTGCGGGAGCGGCTGGAGAAAGGAGGTCGCGGATGA
- the murC gene encoding UDP-N-acetylmuramate--L-alanine ligase: protein MFVPGHILFAATQRVHFIGIGGIGMSGIAEILVTMGYSVSGSDLRGSAVTERLEKMGATIYIGHAAANAAASDVVVTSSAVSKDNPEVLEARARKIPVIQRAEMLAELMRLKYGIAVAGMHGKTTTTSMIAAVLAGGGLDPTVVVGGRVDALGSNARLGTSQYLVAEADESDRSFLKLSPILAVVTNLDREHTDCYPTMDDVDAAFLQFMDALPFYGATTACIDNERLRGILPRVRRKVYTYGESHDADFRLEMLPGVDGVRSTFEVNYRGLLLGPFELHVPGRHNVLNATAAIAVGVQLGIDPASIAKGLATFRGVDRRFQLKGTVGGIAVVDDYGHHPTEITATLKAARDCGYGRVLVVFQPHRYTRTRDLMPEFAAAFGDADAIQILDIYAASEQPIPGITGEALAQQIAQQTDGRATYAPSVAAAIAALTAQARPGDVIMTLGAGNVSAIAPQLLEALK, encoded by the coding sequence ATGTTTGTGCCGGGGCATATTCTTTTTGCGGCGACGCAGCGGGTTCATTTCATCGGAATCGGCGGAATCGGAATGAGCGGGATCGCAGAGATCCTCGTCACCATGGGGTACAGCGTCTCCGGCTCAGACCTTCGTGGCTCCGCCGTCACGGAGCGCCTTGAAAAGATGGGCGCGACGATCTACATCGGCCACGCCGCCGCCAACGCCGCCGCCAGCGACGTCGTCGTCACCAGCTCCGCCGTCAGCAAGGACAATCCGGAGGTCCTCGAGGCCCGCGCCCGCAAGATCCCCGTCATCCAGCGCGCGGAGATGCTCGCTGAGCTCATGCGCCTGAAGTACGGCATCGCCGTCGCAGGCATGCACGGCAAGACCACCACCACCAGCATGATCGCCGCGGTCCTCGCAGGCGGAGGTCTGGACCCGACCGTCGTAGTAGGCGGAAGAGTAGACGCCCTCGGCTCGAACGCACGCCTCGGGACGTCACAATACCTCGTCGCGGAGGCAGACGAGAGCGACCGTTCCTTCCTCAAGCTCTCCCCCATCCTCGCCGTCGTCACCAACCTCGACCGCGAGCACACCGACTGCTACCCCACCATGGACGACGTAGACGCCGCCTTCCTTCAGTTCATGGACGCACTCCCGTTCTACGGCGCAACCACCGCCTGCATCGATAACGAGCGTCTGCGCGGCATCCTCCCCCGCGTCCGCCGCAAGGTCTACACCTACGGCGAATCGCACGACGCCGACTTCCGCCTCGAAATGCTCCCTGGCGTAGATGGGGTTCGTTCCACCTTCGAGGTCAACTACCGCGGCCTGCTCCTCGGCCCCTTTGAGCTCCACGTCCCCGGCCGCCACAACGTCCTCAACGCCACCGCCGCCATCGCCGTCGGCGTGCAGCTCGGCATCGATCCAGCGTCCATCGCCAAAGGTCTAGCCACCTTCCGCGGCGTAGACCGCCGCTTCCAGCTCAAGGGCACCGTAGGCGGCATCGCAGTCGTAGACGACTACGGCCACCACCCCACCGAAATCACCGCCACCCTCAAAGCCGCACGCGACTGCGGCTACGGCAGGGTCCTGGTCGTCTTCCAGCCCCACCGCTACACCCGCACCCGCGACCTCATGCCGGAGTTCGCCGCAGCCTTCGGCGACGCCGACGCCATCCAGATCCTGGACATCTACGCCGCCAGCGAGCAGCCCATCCCCGGCATCACCGGCGAAGCCCTCGCCCAGCAGATCGCCCAACAAACCGACGGCCGCGCCACCTACGCCCCATCCGTAGCCGCCGCAATCGCCGCCCTCACAGCCCAGGCCCGTCCCGGCGACGTCATCATGACCCTCGGAGCCGGAAACGTCTCCGCCATAGCCCCCCAACTCCTGGAAGCCCTGAAGTAG
- the ftsZ gene encoding cell division protein FtsZ produces MSDMHENDLRIQYHDQMPRGARIKVIGVGGGGNNAVNRMIAAHVEGVEFIAANTDVQALQVSNAPVKLQLGVKLTSGLGAGANPDVGRRAALEDSDKIIEALEGADMVFVTAGLGGGTGTGAAPVIASLASEMGALTVAVVTRPFAFEGKRRMMQAERGMQELLESVDTVIVIPNEKLLAVAKDAGFFESFRIADDVLRLGVQGISDIITIPGVINRDFADVKTTMAGMGYAVMGTASRTGENRAREAAVAAMASPLLEDGAIDGARGILINITGSSSLKLSEVNEASSIIQSAAHEDANIIFGAVLDESMGDEVKITVIATGFKPQGQDGLSDRRERMLAGTTLPTARWDVPIAPRVNTPRVEVGSAPEPVPVIFPAAEPQKPAEPQQTATPAEPEAAPAQMEVQAETQTEVQPQAETPAQPEIKAHSPELIPVPRSVFDDDFFRISARERAAEHDIAPESNRVRGSDGSDFARPGRVQYVEGGQDTHSHQAFGVPEPVVRVPSFSGAMAPEPVESDELDIPAFLRRGN; encoded by the coding sequence ATGTCCGATATGCATGAAAACGACCTTCGTATCCAGTATCACGATCAGATGCCCCGCGGCGCGCGCATCAAGGTCATCGGCGTAGGCGGAGGCGGAAACAACGCCGTAAACCGCATGATCGCGGCCCACGTGGAAGGCGTCGAGTTCATCGCAGCCAACACCGACGTCCAGGCCCTCCAGGTCTCGAACGCCCCCGTCAAGCTTCAGCTCGGCGTCAAGCTCACCAGCGGTCTCGGCGCAGGAGCCAACCCCGACGTAGGCCGCCGCGCCGCCCTGGAAGATTCAGACAAGATCATCGAAGCCCTTGAAGGCGCGGACATGGTCTTCGTCACCGCCGGCCTCGGCGGCGGCACCGGCACCGGCGCAGCCCCGGTCATTGCTTCGCTCGCGTCTGAGATGGGCGCACTCACCGTCGCCGTCGTCACCCGCCCCTTCGCCTTTGAGGGCAAGCGCCGCATGATGCAGGCCGAGCGCGGCATGCAGGAGCTACTCGAGTCAGTCGACACCGTCATCGTCATCCCCAACGAAAAACTCCTCGCCGTCGCCAAGGACGCAGGCTTCTTTGAGTCCTTCCGCATCGCGGACGACGTACTCCGCCTCGGCGTCCAAGGCATCTCAGACATCATCACCATCCCCGGCGTCATCAACCGCGACTTCGCCGACGTCAAAACCACCATGGCCGGCATGGGCTACGCCGTCATGGGCACCGCCTCGCGCACCGGCGAAAACCGCGCTCGTGAAGCAGCCGTCGCCGCCATGGCCTCGCCGCTCCTTGAAGACGGTGCCATCGACGGAGCACGCGGCATCCTCATCAACATCACCGGCTCCAGCTCGCTCAAGCTCTCAGAGGTCAACGAAGCCTCCAGCATCATCCAGAGTGCCGCCCACGAAGACGCCAACATCATCTTCGGCGCAGTCCTCGACGAATCCATGGGCGACGAGGTCAAGATCACCGTCATCGCCACCGGCTTCAAGCCCCAGGGCCAAGACGGCCTCAGCGACCGCCGCGAGCGCATGCTCGCCGGCACCACCCTCCCCACCGCACGCTGGGACGTCCCCATCGCCCCCCGCGTCAACACCCCCCGCGTTGAGGTAGGCAGCGCCCCGGAGCCCGTGCCGGTCATCTTCCCGGCAGCCGAGCCCCAGAAGCCCGCTGAGCCCCAGCAGACCGCCACCCCGGCCGAGCCTGAAGCTGCCCCCGCCCAAATGGAAGTCCAGGCCGAAACCCAGACCGAAGTCCAGCCCCAGGCCGAAACCCCCGCTCAGCCCGAGATCAAGGCCCACTCCCCGGAGCTCATCCCCGTACCACGCAGTGTCTTTGACGACGATTTCTTCCGCATCTCCGCCCGTGAACGTGCCGCAGAGCACGATATCGCCCCGGAGTCCAACCGCGTCCGTGGCAGTGACGGTAGCGACTTTGCCCGCCCCGGCCGCGTCCAATACGTGGAAGGCGGGCAGGATACCCATTCCCACCAGGCCTTCGGCGTCCCGGAACCCGTCGTCCGCGTACCTTCATTCTCAGGCGCAATGGCCCCGGAGCCCGTCGAATCGGACGAACTGGACATCCCAGCCTTCCTGCGGCGCGGAAATTAG
- a CDS encoding carboxypeptidase-like regulatory domain-containing protein: MSRFIGLDELAARASVLSRGAVASLFLAATLCLGIAPSHAQTVQLSRTELPDSPGHLRDLELQATAAQQTPNAPQTGTASIRGVVLDVNQGIVPDAKLTLTEHGVSGDRTAISGPDGIFTFADLPAGRYNFIVTSAGLETFVSSEITLKEGQHYEEPKIALPIATASSDVTVRVTERELAEEQIKAEMQQRVLGIFPNFYSSFIWDAAPLEPKQKFEMALRARSDPFVFLVTGIVAGVQQARDKPSAWGQDLPGYAQRYGAAFTTGTVSRFFGSAIYPVVFHQDPRYFYKGSGSVSSRAWYAMTRSVVARGDNGKWQPNYSHILGGMTAGAISNLYHPASSRGAALTFENAGLGIGFTAAGNLVREFVLRGVTHKVPTYEQGDKSSGKSAIK; this comes from the coding sequence ATGTCACGGTTCATTGGTTTGGATGAACTCGCGGCGAGAGCGTCTGTTCTCTCGCGCGGGGCAGTAGCTTCTTTGTTTCTGGCAGCGACGCTGTGTCTCGGCATCGCTCCCTCGCACGCGCAGACCGTACAGCTAAGCCGCACAGAGCTGCCCGACTCCCCGGGCCATCTCCGCGACCTCGAACTCCAGGCGACCGCAGCCCAGCAGACCCCCAACGCCCCCCAGACCGGCACGGCCAGCATTCGCGGCGTCGTCCTCGACGTCAACCAGGGCATCGTCCCGGACGCCAAGCTCACCCTCACCGAGCACGGCGTCTCAGGCGACCGCACCGCCATCTCCGGCCCCGACGGCATCTTCACCTTCGCCGACCTCCCCGCCGGCCGCTATAACTTCATCGTCACCTCCGCCGGCCTCGAAACCTTCGTCTCCTCTGAGATCACCCTCAAGGAAGGCCAGCACTACGAAGAACCCAAGATCGCCCTGCCCATCGCCACCGCCTCCAGCGACGTCACCGTCCGCGTCACCGAGCGCGAACTCGCCGAAGAGCAGATCAAGGCAGAGATGCAGCAGCGCGTCCTCGGCATCTTCCCCAACTTCTACAGCAGCTTCATCTGGGACGCCGCACCGCTGGAGCCCAAGCAGAAGTTTGAGATGGCCCTCCGCGCCCGCAGCGATCCATTCGTCTTCCTCGTAACCGGCATCGTCGCCGGCGTCCAGCAGGCACGCGATAAGCCCAGCGCCTGGGGCCAGGACCTTCCCGGCTACGCCCAGCGTTACGGCGCGGCCTTTACCACCGGCACCGTGAGCCGCTTCTTCGGCAGCGCCATCTACCCCGTGGTCTTCCACCAGGACCCGCGTTACTTCTACAAGGGCTCAGGCAGCGTAAGCTCACGCGCCTGGTACGCGATGACGCGTTCTGTCGTGGCTCGCGGAGACAACGGCAAGTGGCAGCCCAACTACTCCCACATCCTCGGCGGCATGACCGCCGGAGCCATCTCCAACCTCTACCATCCCGCCAGCAGCCGCGGCGCAGCCCTCACCTTTGAGAACGCCGGCCTGGGCATCGGCTTCACCGCAGCCGGCAACCTCGTCCGAGAGTTCGTCCTCCGCGGAGTCACCCACAAGGTCCCCACCTACGAGCAGGGCGATAAGTCGTCCGGCAAGTCCGCCATCAAGTAA
- a CDS encoding acyltransferase family protein, with the protein MTEQALGDIQRPSRLLSIDLLRGLTIGFMILVNDAGSERDAYAPLQHAWWNGFTPTDLVFPTFLFLVGITTVLSLGSRMDRNVPRMTLFWSVLRRAVLIYVVGILASTFPFTHLAGMRFVGVLPRIALCYLIVGSLLLISKSWKDKVVILAACLIGYWALLRFVPVPGYGVPTHDVPLLDRDGNLAAWLDRWMFAPQHLYERTRDPEGLLSTIPAVGTALLGLLTGLFLRSQHALRTKIMGIAGAATVSILLGLLWNITLPINKKMWTSSYVLFAGGLSMLLLAACMTLIDIPAERESKLQRSARSRFFTPFLVFGTNAIAAYVLADLLEEILSTIHIAGHSLHHVLWYALRNAIPDIAFASLLYALAYVFVCWLIIYQLYRRKIFLKL; encoded by the coding sequence ATGACTGAACAGGCTCTCGGAGACATCCAACGCCCCAGCCGCCTCCTCTCCATCGACCTCCTCCGCGGCCTCACCATCGGCTTCATGATCCTCGTCAACGACGCAGGCAGTGAGCGCGACGCCTACGCGCCCCTCCAGCACGCCTGGTGGAACGGCTTCACCCCCACCGACCTCGTCTTCCCCACCTTCCTCTTCCTCGTCGGCATCACCACGGTCCTCTCGCTCGGCTCGCGCATGGACCGCAACGTCCCCCGCATGACCCTCTTCTGGAGCGTCCTCCGCCGCGCAGTCCTCATCTACGTAGTCGGCATCCTGGCCAGCACCTTCCCCTTCACGCACCTGGCTGGCATGCGCTTCGTCGGCGTACTCCCCCGCATCGCCCTCTGCTACCTCATCGTCGGCTCCCTCCTCCTCATCAGCAAGAGCTGGAAGGATAAGGTCGTGATCCTCGCCGCCTGCCTCATCGGCTACTGGGCTCTGCTCCGCTTCGTCCCCGTCCCTGGCTACGGAGTCCCCACCCATGACGTCCCGCTCCTGGATCGCGACGGCAACCTGGCCGCCTGGCTCGACCGCTGGATGTTCGCCCCCCAGCACCTCTATGAGCGCACCCGAGACCCAGAAGGCCTTCTCAGCACCATCCCCGCCGTCGGCACCGCCCTCCTGGGCCTCCTCACCGGCCTCTTCCTCCGCTCGCAGCACGCCCTCCGCACCAAGATCATGGGCATCGCCGGAGCAGCCACCGTCAGCATCCTCCTAGGCTTGTTGTGGAACATCACCCTCCCCATCAACAAGAAGATGTGGACCAGCTCCTACGTCCTCTTCGCAGGCGGCCTCAGCATGTTGCTCCTCGCCGCCTGCATGACCCTCATCGACATTCCCGCCGAAAGGGAGTCGAAGCTCCAGCGCTCCGCCCGCTCGCGCTTCTTCACGCCATTCCTGGTCTTCGGCACCAACGCCATCGCGGCTTACGTCCTCGCGGACCTGCTGGAAGAAATCCTCTCCACCATCCACATCGCCGGCCACAGCCTCCACCACGTCCTCTGGTATGCCCTCCGCAACGCCATCCCTGACATAGCCTTCGCCTCGCTCCTTTACGCCCTGGCCTACGTCTTCGTCTGCTGGCTCATCATCTACCAGCTCTATCGCCGCAAGATCTTCCTCAAGCTCTAG